A genomic stretch from Sulfurimonas sediminis includes:
- a CDS encoding GMC family oxidoreductase yields MVDVCIIGSGAGGSPIAYELANAGFSVVVLEKGENFSESDFNKDEIAVTRRDMFTPPLNEQKHIINEYRADGTFTRYDGEESGWSFWNGSMVGGSSNLMSGYFHRLKPNDFQLKSVYGEIKGANVVDWPISYKDLEPYYDRVEKVVGVSGKIVQHKHLEPRSSADFPYPELQINGATKWFDLTCKDLGYEAIPTPRAILSQNALGRNACYYSNFCGSYGCASGAKGSGRAALLQKCKAKIITDAFVYRLQSNEKKVTRAYYYTKNGIRHSVQAKIFVVAAQAIETSRLLLNSKNEHFPNGLANSSGEVGKNLIFSAGGSGSGRFVFEKLTPQQQKELMEVGAFFNRSLQDWYEYKNEDKAYKGGTIDFLFEHQNIISRVMREVYDENGKLLWGEKLKEKLHKRLTTSRVLTFEVFNDWLPTDKCFVGVDEKTKDKYGVPVGVINLYGHPQDLEVGEYLAQKAVKVLERLGCEEIDYSISSAPPPNLVAGGCRFGNDAKTSVLDKNCKAHDLENLYVSDASFMPTGGSIPYTWTIYANSFRVADVIKEQLKKEKS; encoded by the coding sequence ATGGTTGATGTATGTATAATCGGCAGTGGAGCAGGTGGCTCACCAATAGCCTATGAACTTGCAAATGCTGGATTTAGCGTTGTTGTGCTGGAAAAGGGCGAGAACTTTTCAGAGAGTGATTTTAACAAAGATGAAATAGCTGTCACACGACGTGATATGTTTACCCCTCCTTTAAATGAACAAAAGCATATCATAAACGAGTATAGGGCAGACGGGACATTTACCCGTTATGACGGGGAAGAATCAGGCTGGAGTTTTTGGAACGGTTCCATGGTCGGTGGTTCGTCAAACCTGATGAGCGGTTATTTTCACAGGCTCAAGCCCAATGATTTTCAGCTAAAAAGTGTCTATGGCGAAATCAAAGGGGCAAATGTTGTTGACTGGCCGATCAGCTATAAGGATTTGGAACCTTACTATGACAGGGTCGAAAAAGTTGTGGGTGTGAGTGGCAAGATTGTCCAACATAAACATCTTGAACCCCGCTCAAGTGCAGATTTTCCTTATCCTGAGCTGCAGATAAACGGTGCAACAAAATGGTTTGACCTTACATGTAAAGACTTGGGCTATGAAGCGATTCCCACGCCCCGAGCGATATTATCACAAAATGCTCTTGGGCGTAATGCCTGTTACTACTCCAATTTTTGCGGGAGCTATGGCTGTGCGAGTGGAGCAAAGGGAAGTGGGCGTGCTGCCTTGTTGCAAAAATGCAAGGCAAAAATCATTACCGATGCCTTTGTCTACAGACTTCAAAGTAATGAGAAAAAAGTAACACGGGCATATTACTATACAAAAAACGGTATCAGACACTCTGTGCAGGCAAAAATCTTTGTCGTAGCGGCACAGGCGATTGAGACCTCACGACTCTTGCTTAATTCTAAAAACGAGCATTTTCCAAACGGTTTGGCAAACTCCAGCGGGGAAGTCGGGAAAAATCTCATTTTTTCGGCAGGCGGCAGCGGCAGTGGACGCTTTGTTTTTGAAAAACTGACACCACAGCAGCAAAAAGAGCTGATGGAGGTTGGTGCTTTTTTTAACCGTTCTTTGCAGGACTGGTATGAATATAAAAATGAGGACAAAGCCTACAAAGGCGGAACTATAGACTTTTTGTTTGAACATCAAAATATTATATCCCGTGTGATGCGCGAAGTTTATGATGAAAACGGGAAGCTTTTGTGGGGTGAAAAACTCAAAGAAAAACTGCACAAACGGCTGACAACTTCACGAGTGCTGACTTTTGAAGTCTTTAACGACTGGTTGCCGACTGATAAATGTTTTGTGGGTGTGGATGAGAAGACCAAAGACAAATACGGTGTGCCGGTAGGGGTCATAAATCTCTACGGACATCCCCAGGATTTGGAAGTAGGCGAATATCTGGCACAAAAAGCAGTGAAAGTTTTAGAGCGACTCGGTTGTGAGGAGATTGACTACTCCATATCTTCTGCTCCTCCACCGAACCTTGTTGCCGGCGGATGCAGGTTTGGTAATGATGCAAAGACATCCGTGCTGGATAAAAACTGCAAAGCCCATGATTTAGAAAATCTGTATGTTTCGGATGCTTCATTTATGCCTACAGGCGGGAGTATTCCTTATACCTGGACGATTTATGCAAACTCTTTTCGTGTGGCAGATGTTATCAAAGAACAATT
- a CDS encoding gluconate 2-dehydrogenase subunit 3 family protein, translating into MTFSRRKFLQAGFLCGAVFLMDGCTLFGVTTPLQTFSLLHKDLFPQAQHLGIQTAPYMQKIFHHSRISDADKTFLKNGVKWLNEEAVQSYKKEYTKLSPMQRQSILEHITQTEWGESFVYEVMNYMFEAMLGDPVYGGNNKEAGWQWLNFKGGQPRPQKAYM; encoded by the coding sequence ATGACCTTTTCTCGTAGAAAGTTTTTACAGGCAGGTTTTCTTTGTGGTGCCGTTTTTTTAATGGACGGATGCACTCTTTTTGGCGTAACAACACCCCTGCAAACCTTCAGCCTTTTACACAAAGACCTCTTCCCTCAGGCACAGCATTTAGGGATACAAACTGCTCCGTATATGCAAAAAATATTTCATCACAGCCGCATAAGCGATGCGGATAAAACTTTTTTAAAAAACGGTGTGAAATGGCTCAATGAAGAAGCTGTACAAAGTTATAAAAAAGAGTACACAAAGCTTTCTCCAATGCAAAGACAAAGTATTCTTGAGCATATAACACAAACAGAGTGGGGAGAGAGTTTTGTTTATGAGGTGATGAACTATATGTTTGAAGCAATGCTCGGTGACCCTGTATATGGCGGAAACAACAAAGAAGCCGGCTGGCAATGGCTCAATTTCAAAGGCGGACAACCCAGACCGCAAAAGGCTTACATGTAA
- a CDS encoding FMN-binding glutamate synthase family protein: MEALFRFTHEIGEIQFPILMFMFKAITILFIVTSIVLFIYDRYIQRENQLLINYPLIGRMRYLFYALRDPMRQYFGDEKFYESFDKVKWVYDSAERKSAYASFSPGQPQKSARLGIKNANCVLNTQDVSDDFSTTFGEASPKPFTTRSILGRSAMSDGAISPEGTRAFTKGAYLGKFPINTGEGSLTSNFFYTHKYTRECKFFQTQEGTFFAKNVYKFIKFFTNAATAQSVYKHMVVTTSAPDSYLFDKTELVFYRVNWDAPMKTFPSEVPDDMPDIVFQMGSGLYGVRDEEGNFCEERYQKTMRFCKMTEVKMAQGAKQTGGKLLATKVSEEIAYYRGVEAHKDLFSPNQFPFAHTLEELFDFIGRLKALSQKPVGVKIVISSQENFTQYANLIKERLHAGSNAYPDFITIDGGDGGSGAAPLEMMMSVGMTITKALYIADNELKRVGVRENVKLIASEKVLTPDDAIVLFGLGADFVAIARAFMMSAGCIRARECSGAHGRACPVGLATQDKKKRASFLIEKKARNIASYHEQLLAGIKNLLAVMGLKHMSQLSKENLIFG; this comes from the coding sequence ATGGAAGCATTATTTAGATTTACTCATGAAATAGGAGAAATCCAATTTCCAATATTGATGTTTATGTTTAAGGCAATAACTATTCTTTTTATTGTAACTTCTATAGTTTTGTTTATTTACGACAGGTATATTCAACGGGAAAACCAATTGCTGATTAACTATCCGTTAATCGGTCGTATGCGGTATCTCTTTTATGCCCTTCGTGACCCGATGCGCCAGTATTTCGGTGATGAAAAATTTTATGAATCTTTTGACAAGGTCAAATGGGTGTATGATTCGGCTGAACGCAAATCCGCCTATGCCTCTTTTTCTCCTGGACAACCGCAAAAGAGTGCAAGACTTGGCATAAAAAATGCAAACTGTGTGCTCAATACACAGGATGTCAGCGATGATTTTTCTACAACTTTTGGAGAAGCTTCTCCCAAGCCTTTTACAACAAGGTCTATTCTCGGGCGGAGTGCCATGAGTGACGGGGCTATCTCTCCTGAGGGAACACGTGCCTTTACCAAAGGCGCATATCTTGGAAAGTTTCCTATAAATACAGGAGAAGGAAGTCTGACTTCAAACTTTTTTTATACCCATAAATATACAAGAGAGTGTAAATTTTTTCAAACTCAAGAGGGAACTTTTTTTGCCAAAAATGTGTATAAATTTATCAAGTTTTTTACCAATGCCGCCACTGCACAAAGTGTGTATAAACATATGGTTGTGACAACGTCTGCACCTGACAGTTACCTCTTTGATAAAACTGAATTGGTCTTTTACCGAGTTAATTGGGATGCTCCTATGAAAACTTTTCCTTCCGAGGTGCCTGATGATATGCCCGATATTGTTTTTCAAATGGGAAGCGGTTTGTACGGTGTGCGAGATGAAGAAGGTAATTTTTGCGAAGAACGCTATCAAAAAACTATGCGTTTTTGCAAAATGACAGAGGTAAAAATGGCGCAAGGCGCCAAGCAGACAGGAGGGAAACTGCTTGCTACGAAAGTAAGTGAAGAAATTGCTTATTACCGAGGTGTCGAGGCACATAAAGACCTGTTTTCTCCCAATCAGTTTCCGTTTGCACATACGCTGGAAGAACTTTTTGATTTTATAGGCAGACTCAAAGCCTTATCGCAAAAGCCTGTAGGTGTCAAAATCGTCATATCTTCCCAGGAAAATTTTACACAGTATGCAAATTTAATCAAAGAACGTTTGCATGCCGGTTCTAATGCTTACCCGGATTTTATTACCATAGACGGCGGAGACGGCGGGAGCGGTGCGGCACCGTTGGAGATGATGATGAGTGTAGGAATGACTATCACTAAAGCACTCTATATAGCAGATAACGAATTAAAAAGAGTCGGTGTTCGAGAAAATGTCAAACTTATTGCAAGTGAAAAGGTGTTAACGCCTGATGATGCGATAGTCCTTTTTGGACTGGGAGCGGATTTTGTCGCTATTGCAAGGGCATTTATGATGAGTGCGGGATGCATTCGGGCTCGTGAGTGTTCAGGCGCGCATGGTCGTGCCTGTCCGGTTGGTCTGGCAACGCAGGACAAGAAAAAACGAGCCTCCTTTTTGATAGAGAAAAAAGCAAGAAACATTGCATCATATCATGAACAGTTGCTTGCAGGTATAAAAAATCTTCTTGCAGTTATGGGATTAAAGCATATGTCACAACTCAGTAAGGAAAATCTTATTTTTGGATAG
- a CDS encoding HvfX family Cu-binding RiPP maturation protein yields MNLKKIYLEFSRLGEYLQPLSLLFARLLVAYGFYEPAMMKWNDMKSVAEWFGSMGIPFPVLNAYMAASTEITGVVLLTLGFFTRLISIPLIIIMIVAIVTVHLHNGFAAGDNGFEIPLYYMAFLFIFLSFGAGKFSLDRLVFGEKN; encoded by the coding sequence ATGAATCTTAAAAAAATATATCTTGAATTTTCACGCTTAGGTGAATATCTGCAACCGTTGAGTCTGCTTTTTGCAAGGCTCTTGGTAGCATACGGTTTTTATGAACCGGCAATGATGAAATGGAATGATATGAAGTCTGTTGCAGAGTGGTTTGGCTCAATGGGCATTCCTTTCCCGGTATTGAATGCCTACATGGCTGCCAGTACGGAAATAACAGGGGTCGTGTTGTTAACATTGGGATTTTTTACGAGACTGATTTCTATTCCTTTGATTATCATAATGATTGTGGCCATAGTCACTGTACATCTGCATAATGGCTTTGCAGCAGGTGATAATGGTTTTGAAATTCCACTCTATTATATGGCATTTTTATTTATTTTCTTATCTTTTGGTGCAGGAAAATTTTCATTGGACAGACTTGTTTTTGGAGAAAAAAATTAA
- a CDS encoding DUF234 domain-containing protein, with product MISNNTTLKEEFKIFYKEHPTKNFEDLVEKFAIFGGVGWGEIDTSKPSYELIEKLILKDYHYIRNDVSDITGGAPLYHALLSAVAMGDGKTHSSYKRAKLEKEVGDNAISELVERGIIRVEKPKKEFTSWSNNEKIDNKLYFTTPFLRFWFAFVSPLFKGIRDGDYTEVKKRWQNREAEFSNLIFTQLSHELLKENFAKEDPLVEISSYWDKNAEFDIFAKTQSGKTILGSTKYTNAKVKKSELTRLQELAKKADIDSDIFVIVAKKGFSSELKALKGENLRLLTLKNFAKLVE from the coding sequence TTGATTTCAAACAATACAACACTCAAAGAAGAGTTCAAAATATTTTACAAAGAACACCCTACAAAAAATTTTGAAGATTTAGTAGAAAAATTTGCAATTTTTGGTGGTGTGGGCTGGGGCGAGATAGATACATCAAAGCCTTCGTATGAGCTTATAGAAAAACTCATACTCAAAGACTATCACTACATCCGAAACGATGTCAGTGACATTACCGGCGGGGCCCCGCTGTATCATGCGCTACTGAGTGCTGTTGCCATGGGTGACGGCAAAACACACTCTAGTTATAAACGTGCAAAACTTGAAAAAGAAGTCGGAGACAACGCCATTAGTGAACTTGTAGAGAGAGGTATCATCCGCGTTGAAAAACCAAAAAAAGAGTTTACCTCGTGGAGCAATAATGAAAAAATTGATAACAAACTCTACTTCACAACACCGTTTTTACGTTTTTGGTTTGCTTTTGTCTCGCCGCTTTTTAAAGGTATTCGTGACGGTGACTACACAGAGGTGAAAAAACGCTGGCAAAACAGAGAAGCAGAGTTTAGTAACCTCATCTTTACCCAACTCTCGCATGAACTGCTCAAAGAAAACTTTGCAAAAGAGGATCCTTTGGTAGAGATTTCAAGCTACTGGGACAAGAATGCAGAATTTGACATCTTTGCCAAAACACAATCAGGAAAAACAATCCTCGGCAGTACAAAATACACCAATGCGAAAGTCAAAAAAAGTGAACTGACACGCCTGCAGGAGCTTGCGAAAAAAGCGGATATTGATTCGGATATATTTGTCATTGTGGCTAAAAAAGGCTTTTCCAGCGAACTTAAAGCCTTAAAAGGTGAAAACTTACGCCTTTTGACACTGAAAAATTTTGCAAAACTGGTAGAATAG
- a CDS encoding RBBP9/YdeN family alpha/beta hydrolase, with the protein MSKKVLLLHGWGGSDYPHWQSWLAGEIAKDYGCVNFLKFSNFDAPKLDVWMQELEAALVDFKPDIVICHSLANTLWFHLCNTKTVQEIKKLYLVAPPSLTCNIEELSEFFPVSAPNQLYAKETLLIASTNDPYMSLDEVHQLQQRLHVKMKILKNAGHINADSGYGKWEWMHKELQTVL; encoded by the coding sequence ATGAGTAAAAAAGTGTTGCTGTTACACGGCTGGGGAGGAAGTGATTATCCGCACTGGCAAAGCTGGCTTGCGGGTGAAATAGCAAAAGATTACGGCTGTGTCAATTTTTTAAAATTCTCAAACTTTGATGCGCCTAAACTGGATGTCTGGATGCAGGAACTTGAAGCTGCTCTTGTAGATTTTAAACCAGACATTGTTATCTGTCACTCTTTGGCAAATACCTTATGGTTTCATTTGTGCAATACAAAAACAGTGCAGGAAATAAAAAAGCTATATCTGGTTGCCCCGCCGAGCCTTACATGTAACATAGAAGAACTCAGCGAATTTTTTCCGGTATCAGCGCCCAATCAACTCTATGCAAAAGAGACTCTTCTTATAGCCTCTACAAACGACCCCTATATGAGTCTGGATGAAGTACACCAACTGCAACAACGCTTACATGTAAAGATGAAAATACTCAAGAATGCAGGCCATATAAATGCTGACAGCGGATATGGAAAATGGGAGTGGATGCACAAAGAGCTACAAACTGTTTTATAG
- a CDS encoding ABC-F family ATP-binding cassette domain-containing protein: protein MIQLTNISKSFTSQELFSNLNLKLNSGNRLGLVGRNGSGKSTLFKIITGEEDADEGEISIPKNYRIGILKQHLSFSEKTLGEEAALALSQEMQYDTYRVEKILFGLGFSADDLDKDPLSFSGGYQIRINLAKLLVTEPNLLLLDEPTNYLDIVSLRWLKSFLRSFDGEVILITHDRNFMDGVCTHTAGIVRKKLKLVEGNTHKFYAQLASDDELHQKQKLSQDKKVKELEEFIAKNKARASTASLAQSKVKQLQKMQKLEDLDTDASLAFKFNYKDTPAKVLLDVKNLSFGYTADKILFKDISFTLANGETLGIIGKNGKGKSTLLNTIAGELKQNSGEVTCNAATKSAHFGQTNIAHLNPENTVMDEIYNANAKLSEAKVRSICGAMLFSGESAEKKISLLSGGEKSRVMLGQIIAKDVNLLLLDEPTNHLDMQSIEALTNAINAFEGSSIIVTHSEELLRRVCDRLIIFAKEGAEYFDGGYDDFLEKIGWDEEEQEEKTKTAPKSNHKENKKLRAELIRERNKLASPLKKKVEKLEEKIMELEETLTCKHKELIEASNVGDSATLMELSKTVSEMENQVEELFKELEEAQTKLDEILDEYASKIEEKAQSPH, encoded by the coding sequence ATGATTCAACTAACAAATATTTCAAAATCTTTTACATCACAAGAACTTTTTTCAAATCTTAACCTGAAACTAAACTCCGGCAATCGTCTTGGACTGGTCGGGCGCAACGGCAGTGGGAAATCAACACTTTTTAAAATAATTACCGGTGAAGAAGATGCCGATGAGGGTGAAATCAGCATCCCTAAAAACTACCGTATCGGCATACTCAAACAACATTTGAGCTTCAGTGAAAAAACACTGGGAGAAGAAGCGGCACTGGCACTGAGCCAAGAGATGCAGTATGATACCTACAGAGTGGAAAAAATCCTTTTCGGACTGGGATTCAGTGCAGATGATTTGGACAAAGACCCGCTCTCTTTCTCGGGCGGGTATCAAATACGCATCAACCTCGCAAAACTTTTGGTGACCGAACCAAATCTTTTACTGCTTGATGAACCGACAAACTACCTCGATATTGTCTCGCTTCGCTGGCTAAAATCGTTTTTAAGAAGTTTTGACGGGGAGGTCATTCTCATTACCCATGACAGAAACTTTATGGACGGTGTTTGCACACATACCGCAGGCATAGTACGAAAAAAACTCAAACTTGTCGAGGGCAATACACACAAATTTTATGCCCAACTCGCAAGCGATGACGAACTGCACCAAAAACAAAAACTCTCGCAGGACAAAAAAGTAAAAGAGCTTGAAGAGTTTATAGCCAAGAACAAAGCCCGGGCATCTACCGCTTCTTTGGCACAGTCCAAAGTAAAACAGCTGCAAAAAATGCAGAAGCTTGAAGATTTAGACACAGATGCCTCGCTTGCATTTAAATTTAATTACAAAGATACGCCTGCCAAAGTCTTGCTTGATGTTAAAAATTTAAGTTTTGGCTACACAGCGGACAAAATACTTTTTAAAGATATCAGCTTCACACTTGCAAATGGCGAAACACTCGGCATCATCGGGAAAAACGGCAAAGGAAAATCAACTCTTTTAAACACCATTGCAGGAGAGCTCAAACAAAACAGCGGGGAGGTTACATGTAACGCTGCAACTAAGTCTGCCCACTTTGGACAGACGAACATTGCTCATTTAAATCCTGAAAATACCGTCATGGATGAAATCTACAATGCCAATGCCAAACTCAGTGAAGCAAAAGTAAGAAGTATCTGCGGGGCGATGCTCTTTAGCGGTGAGAGTGCCGAGAAAAAAATCTCTCTGCTTTCAGGCGGAGAAAAAAGCCGCGTAATGCTTGGACAGATAATTGCCAAAGATGTCAATCTTTTGCTTTTGGATGAACCGACAAACCACCTCGATATGCAAAGTATCGAAGCCCTTACAAATGCCATCAATGCCTTTGAAGGCTCCAGCATCATCGTTACCCACTCCGAAGAGTTACTGCGCCGTGTTTGTGACCGACTTATCATTTTTGCAAAAGAGGGCGCTGAGTATTTTGACGGTGGCTATGACGACTTTTTAGAAAAAATCGGCTGGGATGAGGAAGAGCAGGAAGAAAAAACTAAAACAGCCCCAAAATCAAATCACAAAGAAAATAAAAAACTGCGTGCCGAACTTATACGGGAGCGAAACAAACTTGCTTCCCCGCTCAAGAAAAAAGTCGAAAAACTAGAAGAGAAAATTATGGAGCTTGAAGAGACACTTACATGTAAACATAAAGAGCTAATAGAGGCTTCAAATGTAGGAGACAGCGCTACACTGATGGAACTCTCAAAAACAGTCTCAGAAATGGAAAACCAGGTAGAAGAGCTGTTTAAAGAGCTCGAAGAAGCACAAACCAAACTTGATGAAATTTTAGACGAGTATGCATCAAAAATAGAGGAAAAGGCACAAAGCCCGCACTGA
- the dbpA gene encoding ATP-dependent RNA helicase DbpA has translation MKFTTLPLSSQMIQTIESLGYTQMTAIQAQALPGVLEGRDVIAQAKTGSGKTAAFGIGLLHHLDVKKFRVQSLVLCPTRELADQVAKELRRIARFQHNIKILMLTGGESFGKQLGSLEHQAHVIVGTPGRVLKHLNKESLELSNLKTLVLDEADRMLDMGFIEEIESVLTFVPKERQTLLFSATYDDEILEISKKIQKNALHVKTTEQEVENKISQVFYKTEDKVDTLIKIFSNYKPENVIVFTNTKLKAKELAESLVKNKIDALAIHGDLEQYERNDVLVQFANRSCPVLVATDVAARGLDIKELSMVVNYDLPHGLETYTHRIGRTGRAGAEGIAITLYNEYEAQKIEPYESDEKHQFLDVSVLKKEQGFEMKPEFVTLVIEGGKKDKIRAGDILGALTGDAGLQGKSIGKIDLYDRQSYVAIENAFIDEAHKKLKNGKIKNRKFSVWVL, from the coding sequence ATGAAATTTACAACACTTCCTCTTTCTTCTCAAATGATTCAGACTATAGAATCACTCGGTTACACACAGATGACAGCCATTCAGGCTCAGGCACTTCCTGGCGTATTGGAAGGACGCGATGTCATTGCTCAGGCAAAAACAGGCAGTGGGAAAACAGCTGCTTTTGGCATAGGGCTTTTGCATCATCTGGATGTGAAGAAGTTTCGTGTGCAGTCTTTGGTGCTGTGCCCAACGCGTGAGCTTGCCGATCAGGTGGCAAAAGAGTTACGCCGTATTGCACGATTTCAGCATAACATTAAAATTTTGATGCTCACAGGCGGAGAGTCTTTTGGTAAACAGCTTGGTTCACTCGAACATCAGGCACATGTTATTGTAGGAACACCAGGACGGGTTTTAAAGCACTTGAATAAAGAGAGTCTGGAGCTGAGTAATCTAAAAACGCTTGTTTTGGATGAAGCAGACAGAATGCTTGATATGGGTTTTATAGAAGAGATAGAGTCTGTACTTACTTTTGTTCCCAAAGAGCGTCAGACACTGCTTTTTTCCGCTACCTATGATGATGAGATTTTAGAAATCAGTAAAAAAATCCAAAAGAATGCTTTACATGTAAAGACAACAGAGCAAGAGGTGGAAAATAAGATTTCGCAGGTCTTTTATAAAACAGAGGACAAAGTGGATACGCTGATAAAAATATTTTCAAACTACAAACCCGAAAATGTCATCGTTTTTACAAATACCAAGCTCAAAGCTAAAGAGTTGGCAGAATCTTTGGTGAAAAACAAAATAGACGCTCTTGCTATTCACGGAGATTTGGAACAGTATGAAAGAAATGATGTGCTGGTACAGTTTGCAAACAGATCCTGTCCTGTTCTTGTTGCTACGGATGTGGCGGCACGTGGACTTGACATAAAAGAGTTAAGCATGGTTGTCAATTATGACCTGCCTCACGGTTTGGAGACCTATACGCATCGCATAGGGCGGACAGGCCGTGCAGGTGCCGAGGGTATTGCAATAACGCTCTATAATGAATATGAAGCACAAAAGATAGAACCCTATGAGTCAGATGAAAAGCATCAGTTTTTGGATGTCTCTGTGCTGAAAAAAGAGCAGGGTTTTGAGATGAAACCGGAGTTTGTGACCCTTGTCATAGAAGGTGGGAAAAAAGACAAAATTCGTGCCGGTGATATACTCGGAGCCTTAACCGGTGATGCCGGATTGCAGGGAAAAAGCATCGGTAAAATTGACTTGTATGACAGACAAAGTTATGTGGCAATTGAAAATGCTTTTATAGACGAAGCCCACAAAAAACTTAAAAACGGAAAAATCAAAAACAGAAAATTCAGCGTCTGGGTACTCTAA
- a CDS encoding response regulator transcription factor produces the protein MRKSKILLVEDDELSSELVFEYLSDCGFFVEPVFTATDGVAKVKNEPFDLVLLDINLPDFDGFEVLKSLKNHTSVPIIVTSAYSDTQKKLLAFKYGASDYMTKPLDLEELEARIWLQLGKNSAIKTEDEKKTFEIKNNHVYFQQKQLDLTTIEFELLSLLIKNKNSVMRREELVNALSSISSHRSLDNHIKNIRKKIGDTGTKAQYLKTEYGVGYKLTF, from the coding sequence ATGAGAAAGAGCAAAATATTACTTGTAGAAGATGATGAACTCTCTTCGGAGCTTGTTTTCGAATATTTGAGTGACTGCGGGTTTTTCGTCGAACCTGTATTTACGGCGACTGATGGTGTGGCAAAAGTGAAAAACGAGCCGTTTGATCTTGTATTGCTTGATATAAATCTACCTGATTTTGACGGGTTTGAAGTCTTGAAAAGTCTTAAAAATCACACTTCTGTGCCAATTATAGTGACAAGTGCCTACAGTGATACACAAAAAAAACTCCTGGCTTTTAAATATGGGGCAAGTGACTATATGACAAAACCTTTGGATCTTGAAGAACTTGAGGCTAGAATATGGCTGCAGCTTGGAAAAAACAGTGCGATTAAAACAGAAGACGAAAAAAAAACCTTTGAAATAAAAAACAATCATGTCTATTTTCAACAAAAACAGCTTGATCTGACGACTATTGAGTTTGAACTCCTCTCTTTGCTTATCAAAAACAAAAACAGTGTTATGCGAAGGGAAGAACTTGTCAACGCCCTCTCTTCCATCAGTTCACACCGTTCTTTAGATAATCATATAAAAAATATTCGTAAAAAAATAGGCGATACCGGAACAAAAGCCCAGTATCTTAAAACGGAGTATGGTGTTGGCTATAAATTGACATTTTAG